One Purpureocillium takamizusanense chromosome 1, complete sequence genomic window carries:
- the rex2 gene encoding Phosphatidylinositol 3,4,5-trisphosphate-dependent Rac exchanger 2 protein (EggNog:ENOG503NYIP~BUSCO:EOG09264V2U~COG:L) produces MPTGPDAGRPAAAGNNGVKSATDDPLVWIDCEMTGLDPDKEEIIEIYCIVTTGNLEVLDDGGFHAVVHLPQSRLDEMDEWCTATHGKSGLTAAVISSTTTPEEAAEGLYRYVTKLIPERRKGLLAGNSVYADRAFLRRGPYAKVMDHLHYRLLDVSAIKEAARRWSPKQIITKAPSKKGRHVARDDILESIEEARYYRDVIFRAGTGTHST; encoded by the exons ATGCCGACCGGACCGGATGCCGgacgccctgccgccgccggcaacaATGGCGTCAAGTCTGCCACCGACGATCCCCTCGTGTGGATCGACTGCGAG ATGACGGGCCTCGACCCTGACAAGGAAGAGATTATTGAGATTTACTGCATCGTCACGACAGGCAATCTGGAAGTTTTAGACGACGGAGGCTTTCATGCCGTCGTCCACTTGCCGCAGTCGCGGCtggacgagatggacgagTGGTGCACTGCCACGCACGGCAAATCTGGACTCACAGCCGCAGTCAtttcctcgacgacaacgcccgaggaggccgccgagggccttTATCGCTACGTGACGAAGCTCATTCCCGAACGCCGCAAGGGACTGCTTGCCGGCAACAGCGTCTACGCCGACCGTGCCTTTCTCAGGCGCGGGCCCTACGCCAAAGTCATGGACCACCTGCACTATCGCCTCCTCGATGTCAGTGCCATCAaagaggcggcgcggcgttggAGCCCGAAGCAGATCATCACCAAGGCCCCGTCAAAGAAGGGGCGCCACGTGGCGAGGGACGACATCCTAGAGAGCATCGAGGAAGCGCGATACTACCGAGACGTCATCTTCAGGGCCGGAACTGGGACACATTCGACGTGA
- the PGM2 gene encoding Phosphoglucomutase (alpha-D-glucose-1,6-bisphosphate-dependent) (EggNog:ENOG503NV3F~COG:G) — protein sequence MDVKTVEFKPFQDQKPGTSGLRKKVTVFQQPHYSEAFVASILLSIPEGVEGSFLVIGGDGRFWNPEVVQLIAKISAAYGVKKLLIGQNGILSTPAASHVIRLRKATGGILLTASHNPGGPQNDFGIKYNLANGGPAPESVTNKIYETSKTLTSYKIASIPDIDISTIGTKTYGSLNVEIIDSTADYVAMLKDIFDFDTIKMFFSVHPDFTILFDGLHGVTGPYGKAIFEKELGLSGATQNCIPSPDFNGGHPDPNLTYAHSLVEVVDKKNIPFGAASDGDGDRNMIYGANAFVSPGDSLAIIAHHAHLIPYFKKNGVNGLARSMPTSGAVDLVAKAQNLECYEVPTGWKFFCALFDAKKLSICGEESFGTGSDHIREKDGLWAIVAWLNIIAALGVQNPGVKPSIKQIQKDFWNQYGRTFFTRYDYENVDSDGANKVVGELDKLVADSSFVGSKIGERTVTKAGNFSYTDLDGSVASNQGLYAGFSSGSRIVVRLSGTGSSGATIRLYIEQHSNDPSTYDMDAQDFLKAEVKFATELLKFKEHVGRDEPDVKT from the exons ATGGACGTCAAGACGGTCGAGTTCAAGCCTTTCCAGGACCAGAAGCCGGGCAC ATCGGGCCTGCGCAAAAAGGTCACCGTCTTCCAACAGCCGCACTACAGCGAGGCTTTCGTCGCGAGCATTCTCCTCTCCATCCCTGAGGGAGTAGAGG GCTCGTTTCTTGTTAttggtggcgatggccgcTTCTGGAACCCCGAGGTCGTCCAGTTGATTGCCAAGATCAGCGCCGCTTATGGCGTCAAGAAGCTCCTCATCGGTCAGAACGGCATCCTGTCGACGcccgcagccagccatgtcATCCGCCTCCGCAAGGCAACCGGCGGCATTCTGCTCACGGCCAGCCACAACCCCGGCG GCCCCCAGAACGACTTCGGCATCAAGTACAACCTCGCCAATGGAGGGCCAGCCCCCGAGTCTGTTACCAACAAGATTTACGAGACGTCAAAGACCTTGACGTCGTACAAGATTGCATCAATCCCGGACATCGACATCTCGACCATCGGAACGAAGACATATGGCTCCCTCAACGTCGAGATCATTGACAGCACTGCCGACTACGTCGCCATGCTCAAGGACATCTTTGACTTTGACACCATCAAGATGTTCTTCTCGGTACACCCCGACTTCACGATCCTCTTCGACGGCCTTCATGGTGTCACCGGCCCTTACGGAAAGGCTATTTTTGAGAAGGAGCTTGGACTGTCTGGTGCCACGCAAAACTGCATCCCTAGCCCTGACTTCAATGGTGGCCACCCCGACCCTAACCTCACCTACGCACACTCccttgtcgaggtcgtcgacaAGAAAAACATTCCGTTCGGTGCTGCCTCggacggtgatggtgacCGCAACATGATTTACGGAGCCAATGCCTTCGTCTCCCCCGGCGACTCGcttgccatcatcgcccaccACGCTCACCTCATCCCGTATTTCAAGAAGaacggcgtcaacggcctcgcccgctccATGCCTACTtccggcgccgtcgacctcgttGCCAAGGCGCAAAATCTGGAGTGCTACGAAGTACCCACCGGGTGGAAGTTTTTCTGCGCCCTTTTCGACGCAAAGAAGCTGTCCATTTGCGGTGAGGAGAGCTTCGGCACGGGCAGCGACCACATTCGCGAGAAGGACGGCCTGTGGGCCATTGTCGCCTGGCTGAACATtatcgccgccctcggggTCCAGAATCCCGGCGTGAAGCCTTCCATCAAGCAGATCCAAAAGGACTTTTGGAACCAGTACGGACGTACCTTCTTCACTCGCTACGATTACGAGAATGTCGACTCGGATGGCGCCAACAAGGTCGTtggcgagctcgacaagctcgtTGCCGACTCCAGCTTCGTAGGCAGCAAGATTGGAG AACGTACCGTCACCAAGGCCGGCAACTTCTCCTATACGGATCTGGATGGCTCCGTCGCCTCCAATCAGGGCCTGTACGCGGGCTTCTCGTCTGGAAGCCGCATTGTCGTCCGTCTTTCTGGCACTGGGTCGTCTGGCGCCACTATTCGTCTCTATATTGAGCAGCATAGCAACGATCCTTCCACATACGACATGGACGCTCAAGACttcctcaaggccgaggtcaAGTTCGCCACGGAGCTGCTCAAATTCAAGGAGCATGTCGGTCGCGATGAGCCCGACGTCAAGACGTGA
- a CDS encoding uncharacterized protein (COG:S~EggNog:ENOG503NW39), protein MVGVKDPALGDIDVDGPPRPDFSASPPRFVIVGAGSRGQCYANAIDTVSNGVVAAVAEPLRFKRELIGRKHIWGPDGGPKEGQSFSNWREFVEYEQKRRERVAAGEANVPEGVDGAFVCVLDEMHREVVVGLAALNIHIMCEKPLATNLDDCLAMYRALKPLQGQKIFSIGHVLRYSPHNLMLRKLLVEDRILGEINSAVHTEPVGWWHFTHSFVRGNWRNEKTSAPSLLTKSCHDIDLLLWLLCSPEKAGQGEPHLPQHISSTGDVQFFKKSRKPAAAGAATNCTKCPLGDSGCKYSAKNIYLGDTIGLARGNTKWPIDIVVHDIEDYKTHDQRVAAMTKVLEEDWDESTPADVVSSRNWFGRCVFETDNNVCDDQFVTITWPESNRPAKRVTFHMAAQTKRQCERFSRFYGEHGEIYADSRTIVFEDFNTGETKTFEPRLEDLGHGGGDKGLTRQFVLACDMVKNHAWHGDKAQNEFVGCTLDEVIRSHALVFAAEEARVDNKVVDWQKYWDENVVKAS, encoded by the coding sequence ATGGTTGGCGTCAAGGACCCCGCGCTGGGCgacatcgacgtcgacggcccgcccAGGCCCGACTTCTCCGCCTCTCCACCGCgtttcgtcatcgtcggtgCCGGCTCTCGGGGGCAATGCTATGCCAACGCCATTGACACCGTCTCcaacggcgtcgtcgctgccgtcgccgagcctCTCCGCTTCAAGCGCGAGCTCATAGGCCGCAAGCACATATGGggccccgacggcgggccCAAGGAGGGCCAGAGCTTCTCCAACTGGCGCGAGTTCGTCGAGTACGAGCAGAAGCGCCGTGAGCGcgtggcggctggcgaggcaAACGTCCCGGAAGGTGTCGATGGCGCCTTCGTGtgcgtcctcgacgagatgCACCGagaggtcgtcgtcggcctggcggcgctcaaCATCCATATCATGTGTGAGAAGCCGCTGGCCaccaacctcgacgactGCCTCGCCATGTACCGCGCCCTCAAGCCGCTGCAAGGCCAGAAGATCTTCTCCATCGGACATGTCCTGCGCTACAGCCCCCACAACCTCATGCTCCGcaagctgctcgtcgaggaccgcATCCTCGGAGAGATCAACAGCGCCGTGCACACCGAGCCCGTGGGGTGGTGGCACTTTACGCACTCCTTTGTCCGCGGCAACTGGCGCAACGAGAAGACGAGCGCCCCGTCTCTCCTCACCAAGAGCTGCCACGACATCGACCTCCTGCTCTGGCTGCTGTGCTCCCCTGAGAAGGCTGGCCAGGGGGAGCCTCACCTCCCCCAGCACATCTCCTCCACCGGCGACGTCCAGTTCTTCAAGAAGAGTCGCaagcccgctgccgctggtgctgcgaCCAACTGCACCAAATGCCCCCTCGGCGACTCCGGGTGCAAGTACTCGGCCAAGAACATTTACCTGGGCGACAccatcggcctcgcccgcggcaaCACCAAGTGGCCCATAGACATCGTCGTGCACGATATTGAAGACTACAAGACGCACGACCaacgcgtcgccgccatgaccaAGGTTCTCGAAGAGGACTGGGACGAGagcacgcccgccgacgtTGTGAGCTCCCGAAATTGGTTCGGCCGCTGCGTCTTCGAGACGGACAACAACGTCTGCGACGACCAGTTCGTCACCATCACCTGGCCAGAGTCCAACCGCCCCGCCAAGCGCGTCACCTTCCACATGGCCGCGCAGACCAAGCGCCAGTGCGAGCGCTTCTCCCGCTTCTACGGTGAGCACGGCGAGATCTACGCCGACTCGCGCACCATCGTCTTCGAGGACTTCAACACGGGCGAGACCAAGACCTTTGAGCCGcggctcgaggacctcggccacggaggcggcgacaagggccTGACGCGCCAGTTCGTGCTCGCTTGCGACATGGTCAAGAACCACGCCTGGCACGGCGACAAGGCCCAAAACGAATTCGTCGGCTGCaccctcgacgaggtcatcCGGAGCCAtgccctcgtcttcgccgccgaggaggcccgTGTGGACAACAAGGTTGTTGACTGGCAAAAGTACTGGGACGAAAACGTTGTCAAGGCTTCGTGA
- a CDS encoding uncharacterized protein (EggNog:ENOG503P211), whose translation MALATQVDAHLLRGCCVEAERSDAVALQLEGMRAALNEPSNPHLTALMEEIRTGSRALRELADLSQIHQDRVPLVLNPLNILLPCLQKSLMDITAHYEDRTKSKVNRWRNMYHTMTNEAGGLWSLPHRFMAYNQYLGSLRDLLTRSPNFDLNMLEKIRRQILRLREARGIPLPPVQVGPIVRYDSLPAADLDPAVHWAENIFSLPLPSRTALGRQQMSKSLGPHRPWGHLNVPPNSKILFRRSFDDDQISLTVYRNSRDSSPYLLLRIFDQGMPWFALRGVHELCIERSGSCLHFKRWSRSEKRSKTWAVLCFMTWEELVLMHSTFVSLKARNRLTIQLGPEEYALREEHKHFQARILDDGFKHSLIVYEDRATKALRLHAAVWDGELRQCPVWTAFVTHQSSSPTWLKRVSRHRVRLADVQLYVFCRSYRQQNQRRGRIGAFEINFISDEAARRFEEFFYPPAAGPAVMASSGV comes from the exons ATGGCACTGGCTACCCAGGTCGATGCCCATCTGCTCCGAGGCTGCTGTGTCGAAGCCGAAAGATCCGATGCGGTCGCACtccagctcgagggcatgCGAGCTGCCCTGAACGAGCCCAGCAACCCTCACCTTACTGCGTTGATGGAAGAGATCCGGACTGGAAGCCGCGCTCTACGTGAACTCGCCGACCTCTCCCAAATCCACCAGGACCGCGTTCCCTTGGTCCTTAACCCTCTCAACATCCTTTTACCCTGTCTCCAAAAGTCTCTGATGGACATCACCGCGCATTACGAGGACCGTACCAAATCCAAGGTAAACAGATGGCGGAATATGTATCATACCATGACCAACGAGGCCGGCGGGTTGTGGTCTTTGCCCCATCGCTTCATGGCTTACAACCAGTATCTTGGCTCCCTGCGAGACTTACTAACCAG GTCACCCAACTTCGACTTGAACATGCTGGAGAAGATCCGCCGCCAAATTTTGCGGCTTCGCGAGGCCAGAGGCATTC CTCTTCCCCCGGTCCAAGTTGGCCCGATCGTGCGCTATGATTCTTTGCCTGCTGCCGACCTGGATCCG GCTGTACACTGGGCTGAGAACATCTTCTCGCTCCCATTGCCTTCTCGAACCGCTCTTGGCCGGCAGCAAAT GTCCAAATCCTTGGGTCCACATCGTCCTTGGGGGCATCTAAATGTGCCGCCTAATTCTAAGATACTGTTTCGACG GtcgttcgacgacgaccagaTTTCGTTGACAGTGTATCGGAATAGCCGAGACTCATCCCCATATCTCCTGCTGCGCATATTCGACCAAGGAATGCCGTGGTTTGCCCTACGCGGTGTTCACGAGCTCTGCATTGAGCGAAGCGGCAGCTGCTTACACTTCAAGCGATGGAGCCGTTCCGAAAAACGCTCCAAGACTTGGGCTGTTTTGTGCTTCATGACATGGGAGG AACTTGTGCTCATGCACTCTACGTTCGTCTCTCTCAAAGCGCGAAATCGACTTACAATTCAACTGGGCCCAGAAGAGTATGCGCTTAGAGAGGAGCACAAACACTTTCAGGC ACGAATCCTTGATGACGGCTTCAAACACTCCCTTATTGTGTACGAGGATCGAGCGACAAAGGCCCTACGCCTGCACGCTGCTGTCTGGGATGGCGAGCTCCGGCAGTGCCCCGTGTGGACTGCATTCG TAACGCACCAGTCGTCTTCACCCACTTGGCTGAAACGAGTCTCCAGACATAGGGTCCGGCTGGCGGACGTGCAGCTGTACGTCTTTTGCAGAAGTTATCGGCAGCAGAATCAGCGTCGTGGACGGATCGGCGCCTTCGAGATCAACTTCATCAGCGACGAAG CCGCACGTCGATTCGAGGAATTCTTCTACCCACCAGCAGCCGGGCCGGCCGTCATGGCATCGAGCGGCGTCTAA
- a CDS encoding uncharacterized protein (SECRETED:SignalP(1-19~SECRETED:cutsite=AAA-AA~SECRETED:prob=0.2431)~EggNog:ENOG503PGDI~TransMembrane:1 (n4-15c20/21o241-263i)) → MIRTAVVLLAVGAVAPAAAAAAGSERSWTSPKETDSVLMAEEQLQMGFSPRPTPAPQPRGLFGRMDLVPRLDGYTLGPATCGFVKSNGNSFTCVANTATCTDVNGYMGCCQPNQQCSRIQTVCIDYASSKAGKCDLLSDFHTVCCSATAPACYTYLMERTGGKNSGSVVTALACYTTSGTATLLDYDPSWSRTHSFASSTSSTSSQSSTTATSTTSQSSAATTTSGGDGGDGGSKTNVGAIAGGTVGGVAAIGLVGLAAFLLLRRKKQGKDSDVHSSPQQPMSQHTAQSPPQGYPPTSPAPQSSYQGYSPAPQGPYDPHMSVYSQQQPYSPQSGYPQQFPQQYQQQYPQQGAYPQQYGAAGFPVSSTGSPPPHTTPSPNITNDNREHSGVPSSPHAASPPPGGEHAHQQPQELGTVAPLGKEGNRAELS, encoded by the exons ATGATTCGGACTGctgtcgtgctgctggctgtgggcgccgtcgccccggccgctgccgcggctgcggGCTCGGAGCGGTCATGGACGTCGCCCAAGGAGACGGATTCAGTCctcatggccgaggagcagctgcagaTGGGATTCTCGCCGCGACCCACGCCTGCGCCGCAACCTCGCGGTCTCTTTGGCCGCATGGACCTGGTTCCGCGCCTGGATGGCTATACCCTGGGCCCGGCGACTTGCGGATTCGTCAAATCCAATGGGA ACTCTTTCACCTGCGTCGCCAACACGGCAACATGTACCGACGTAAATGGCTACATGGGCTGTTGTCAGCCAAATCAACAGTGCTCCAGAATCCAGACGGTGTGCATCGACTATGCTTCTTCCAAGGCCGGAAAGTGTGACCTCTTGTCCGACTTTCACACCGTTTGTTG CTCCGCAACGGCACCGGCCTGCTACACCTATCTCATGGAGAGGACCGGTGGCAAGAACTCCGGGAGTGTTGTCACGGCGCTTGCGTGTTACACCACCTCGGGCACCGCGACTCTCCTCGACTACGACCCTTCTTGGTCCCGGACGCACAGCTTTGCCTCAAGCACATCGTCCACGTCGTCTCAGTCGTCTACCACGGCCACTTCCACGACGTCGCAGTCgtctgccgccaccactacctcgggcggcgacggcggcgacggcggcagcaagacCAACGTTGGCGCTATTGCTGGCGGCACCGTGGGAGGTGTCGCTGCCATCGGTCTCGTCGGTCTGGCCGCGTTTCTTCTGCTGCGTCGGAAGAAGCAGGGCAAGGACTCCGACGTGCACAGCTCTCCCCAACAGCCCATGTCCCAGCACACGGCCCAGAGCCCGCCTCAGGGATACCCCCCGACCTCTCCCGCTCCCCAGAGCAGTTATCAGGGATACTCCCCCGCACCGCAGGGTCCGTACGACCCTCACATGAGCGTTTACAGCCAGCAACAGCCCTACTCCCCGCAGAGCGGCTATCCGCAGCAGTTCCCGCAGCAATACCAACAGCAATACCCTCAGCAGGGTGCATACCCGCAACAATACGGCGCCGCGGGGTTCCCCGTGTCGTCTactggctcgccgccaccgcacACAACTCCGAGCCCGAATATCACCAACGACAACCGTGAGCACAGCGGGGTGCCCTCGAGTCCGcatgccgcctcgccgccaccaggtGGCGAGCACGCCCATCAGCAGCCGCAAGAGCTGGGTACGGTGGCGCCTCTGGGTAAAGAGGGTAACCGGGCTGAGCTCAGCTAG